The following are from one region of the Melospiza melodia melodia isolate bMelMel2 chromosome 14, bMelMel2.pri, whole genome shotgun sequence genome:
- the CXCL14 gene encoding C-X-C motif chemokine 14 yields the protein MKLLTAALLLLFIAMCLASAEGVKCKCSRKGPKIRFSNVRKLEIKPRYPFCVEEMIIVTLWTRVRGEQQHCLNPKRQNTVRLLKWYRVWKEKGRVYEE from the exons ATGAAGCTCCTGacggcagctctgctcctgctcttcaTCGCGATGTGCTTGGCCAGCGCGGAAG GCGTGAAGTGCAAATGCTCAAGAAAAGGTCCTAAAATAAGATTCTCTAATGTACGGAAGCTGGAAATAAAACCGAGGTACCCATTTTGCGTGGAAGAGATGATTAT TGTGACCCTGTGGACACGGGTGAGGGgcgagcagcagcactgcctcaaCCCCAAGCGCCAGAACACCGTGAGGCTGCTCAAGTGGTACCGGGTATGGAAGGAGAAAGGCAG GGTTTATGAAGAATAA